A stretch of the Notamacropus eugenii isolate mMacEug1 chromosome 2, mMacEug1.pri_v2, whole genome shotgun sequence genome encodes the following:
- the LRRC59 gene encoding leucine-rich repeat-containing protein 59, whose translation MAKSGGKGASLRDKLDGNELDLSLGDLTEVPVKELAALPKATVLDLSCNKLTSLPSDFCGLTHLVKLDLSKNRLQQLPADFGRLVNLQHLDLLNNRLVTLPVSFAQLKNLKWLDLKDNPLDPVLAKVAGDCLDEKQCKQSAVRVLQHMKIVQADQEREKQKRLEAEREIEKKREAKQRAKEAQEREVRKKEKAEEKERRRKEYDAVKAANKKEQEKKPKKETHQPAKAKSGSRSVKSRPQKHSWSWAFLKLLLMVLLSATGILVACQVTDLQWQPFCINVNTIYENVIHGLRSHEILQRVLQPNSQQ comes from the exons ATGGCCAAGAGCGGAGGCAAGGGGGCCAGCCTGCGCGACAAGCTGGACGGCAACGAGCTGGACCTGAGCCTGGGCGACCTCACCGAGGTGCCGGTCAAGGAGCTG GCTGCTCTTCCAAAGGCCACAGTACTGGATCTCTCCTGCAACAAACTTACTTCGTTACCG TCTGATTTCTGTGGGCTAACACACCTGGTGAAACTGGACCTGAGTAAAAATCGCCTACAACAGCTGCCTGCTGATTTTGGCCGTCTGGTCAACCTACAGCACCTGGACCTTCTCAACAATAGGCTTGTCACCCTGCCTGTCAGCTTTGCTCAGCTTAAG AACCTGAAATGGCTGGATCTGAAGGATAACCCTTTAGATCCTGTCCTGGCCAAAGTAGCTGGTGATTGCTTGGATGAGAAGCAATGTAAGCAGAGCGCTGTCAGG GTATTGCAGCACATGAAAATTGTTCAGGCTGATCAAGAGCGAGAGAAACAAAAGCGGCTGGAGGCTGAGCGAG aaatagagaaaaagcgtGAGGCCAAACAGCGGGCCAAGGAAGCCCAAGAACgagaagtgagaaagaaggagaaagcagaggagaaagaaCGTCGGAGAAAGGAATATGATGCTGTCAAAGCAGCTAATAAGAAGGAACAagagaaaaaacccaaaaaggaGACACATCAGCCTGCAA AAGCCAAGTCTGGTTCCCGCTCTGTGAAGTCTCGCCCTCAAAAGCATTCCTGGTCCTGGGCTTTCTTAAAGCTGCTGCTGATGGTGCTCCTCAGTGCCACAGGAATTTTAGTTGCCTGTCAGGTGACAGATCTGCAGTGGCAGCCTTTCTGCATCAATGTGAACACCATCTATGAGAATGTCATCCACGGGCTTCGTAGCCATGAAATCTTGCAGCGAGTCTTACAGCCAAACTCTCAGCAATAA
- the EME1 gene encoding crossover junction endonuclease EME1 isoform X2, with translation MMGRKKLPLDTSESDSEELPVFTFLTQKPSLTKSSQVVVHSSETECSSPSPGSKELPAIHEAARTVSPKGPVTVLSSESEEEEEVIPLVQRLQCRVTNSFSKAQESIHEDSSAQTKCALDHQHSEGTAGTWKEQPFPKTLVLSNSSSVKDASKNDRDVVVEEEPVSHLPPRSSTFPVPITKLSATEDSSVLSRPQKRTKYTQKERGGGWQGPLQTQRKQKETEQRQQEKERKKALANVLKAQRPEECLKHITAIVDPALLQLDGGGQVLSALQAMECHCAIEAQTIPCSITWKRRASLSQNEEGNLTEEAIILVLIQEKEFMTMIYNSKQDAPEGKETLLSFVTRITTKTLGKTLSLAVVEQEKYFSSPKHQRRQKQGGTVNRDQAKRKVNQKGPKENREFTPTVSRVEVEMALVELQLHTEAQIRILKSWKELADFICMFTKAVAEAPFKRSRDWTNFSFCLASDWAGGVKVDCSGKGLALVWKRQIQQLNRVSLEIASAIVTAYPSPQLLLQAYKQCLSEQECHNLLADIQVRRGEGVTSTSRRVGPELSRRIYFQMTTLQPDLSLDGSE, from the exons ATGATGGGTCGAAAGAAGCTACCACTGGATACAAGTGAGAGTGACTCTGAGGAGTTGCCAGTATTTACATTTCTAACACAGAAGCCATCTTTAACAAAGAGCAGCCAAGTTGTGGTCCACAGCTCAGAAACTGAGTGCTCCTCTCCATCTCCAGGGTCAAAAGAGTTGCCAGCTATCCACGAGGCAGCCAGAACTGTTTCCCCAAAAGGGCCAGTTACAGTGCTAAGTAGTGagagtgaagaggaagaggaggttattcccctGGTACAGAGACTTCAGTGCAGAGTAACAAATagtttttctaaagcacaagAATCAATCCACGAGGACTCAAGTGCCCAAACTAAATGTGCTTTGGACCATCAACACAGTGAAGGAACAGCAGGTACATGGAAGGAACAGCCCTTTCCAAAGACCCTTGTTCTCTCTAATTCTTCCTCTGTCAAAGATGCTTCAAAGAATGACAGGGATGTTGTGGTTGAAGAAGAGCCAGTCAGTCATCTTCCACCCCGCTCATCTACCTTCCCAGTCCCAATCACAAAGTTGTCAGCCACAGAGGACAGTTCAGTGCTCTCTCGTCCACAGAAAAGAACTAAGTACACtcagaaggagaggggaggaggctgGCAGGGTCCCCTCCAGacccaaagaaaacagaaggagacTGAGCAgagacagcaagagaaagaaaggaagaaagcccTGGCCAATGTGCTCAAGGCCCAGAGGCCAGAGGAGTGTCTGAAACACATCACAGCTATAGTAGATCCAG CTCTCTTACAGCTTGATGGTGGTGGTCAGGTCCTCAGTGCTCTGCAAGCTATGGAATGTCACTGTGCGATTGAGGCACAGACCATTCCGTGTAGCATCACTTGGAAGAGGAGAGCCAGCTTGTCTCAG AATGAAGAAGGAAACTTGACTGAAGAAGCAATCATTCTGGTCCTAATCCAGGAAAAGGAGTTTATGACCATGATCTACAACTCAAAGCAG GATGCCCCTGAAGGGAAGGAAACTCTGCTGAGCTTTGTAACTAGGATCACAACAAAAACTTTAGGGAAAACTCTGTCACTGGCAGTCGTGGAACAGGAAAAATATTTTAG tTCTCCAAAACACCAGAGAAGACAGAAACAGggaggcacagtgaatagagatcAAGCCAAGAGGAAGGTAAATCAGAAGGGACCAAAGGAGAACAGAGAGTTTACTCCAACAGTGTCCAGAGTAGAAGTAGAAATG GCTTTGGTGGAGTTGCAGCTTCACACAGAAGCCCAGATTAGAATCCTGAAGAGTTGGAAGGAGCTGGCCGACTTCATCTGTATGTTCACAAAGGCTGTAGCCGAGGCACCCTTCAA GAGATCTCGGGATTGGACCAATTTTTCCTTCTGTCTGGCAAGTGATTGGGCTGGAGGGGTGAAAGTGGACTGCTCTGGTAAGGGACTTGCACTGGTCTGGAAGAGGCAGATTCAACAGCTAAATCGAGTTAGCTTGGAGATTGCCAGTGCAATTGTCACCGCCTATCCCTCACCTCAGCTTCTGCTgcag GCATATAAGCAGTGTTTATCTGAGCAAGAATGTCACAATCTGCTGGCAGACATCCAGGTGCGCCGAGGGGAAGGTGTAACATCTACTTCTCGCCGGGTTGGACCAGAGCTCTCCAGGCGCATCTATTTTCAGATGACCACTTTGCAGCCAGACCTCTCTCTGGATGGCTCAGAATGA
- the EME1 gene encoding crossover junction endonuclease EME1 isoform X3, with protein MGVLYCLPSQVGCEKSAVLSIKLGVGPIIDLTHTGMSGTLPFCNSLTLFFLWGIQLDSLFMMGRKKLPLDTSESDSEELPVFTFLTQKPSLTKSSQVVVHSSETECSSPSPGSKELPAIHEAARTVSPKGPVTVLSSESEEEEEVIPLVQRLQCRVTNSFSKAQESIHEDSSAQTKCALDHQHSEGTAGTWKEQPFPKTLVLSNSSSVKDASKNDRDVVVEEEPVSHLPPRSSTFPVPITKLSATEDSSVLSRPQKRTKYTQKERGGGWQGPLQTQRKQKETEQRQQEKERKKALANVLKAQRPEECLKHITAIVDPALLQLDGGGQVLSALQAMECHCAIEAQTIPCSITWKRRASLSQNEEGNLTEEAIILVLIQEKEFMTMIYNSKQDAPEGKETLLSFVTRITTKTLGKTLSLAVVEQEKYFSSPKHQRRQKQGGTVNRDQAKRKVNQKGPKENREFTPTVSRVEVEMDM; from the exons atgggggttctATATTGCCTGCCTTCACAGGTtggttgtgagaaaagtgctgtGTTAAGTATAAAATTGGGTGTGGGACCTATTATTGATCTGACTCATACAGGAATGAGTGGTACACTACCATTCTGCAACTCCCTCACACTGTTCTTTTTGTGGGGAATACAGCTTGACAGCCTTTTCATGATGGGTCGAAAGAAGCTACCACTGGATACAAGTGAGAGTGACTCTGAGGAGTTGCCAGTATTTACATTTCTAACACAGAAGCCATCTTTAACAAAGAGCAGCCAAGTTGTGGTCCACAGCTCAGAAACTGAGTGCTCCTCTCCATCTCCAGGGTCAAAAGAGTTGCCAGCTATCCACGAGGCAGCCAGAACTGTTTCCCCAAAAGGGCCAGTTACAGTGCTAAGTAGTGagagtgaagaggaagaggaggttattcccctGGTACAGAGACTTCAGTGCAGAGTAACAAATagtttttctaaagcacaagAATCAATCCACGAGGACTCAAGTGCCCAAACTAAATGTGCTTTGGACCATCAACACAGTGAAGGAACAGCAGGTACATGGAAGGAACAGCCCTTTCCAAAGACCCTTGTTCTCTCTAATTCTTCCTCTGTCAAAGATGCTTCAAAGAATGACAGGGATGTTGTGGTTGAAGAAGAGCCAGTCAGTCATCTTCCACCCCGCTCATCTACCTTCCCAGTCCCAATCACAAAGTTGTCAGCCACAGAGGACAGTTCAGTGCTCTCTCGTCCACAGAAAAGAACTAAGTACACtcagaaggagaggggaggaggctgGCAGGGTCCCCTCCAGacccaaagaaaacagaaggagacTGAGCAgagacagcaagagaaagaaaggaagaaagcccTGGCCAATGTGCTCAAGGCCCAGAGGCCAGAGGAGTGTCTGAAACACATCACAGCTATAGTAGATCCAG CTCTCTTACAGCTTGATGGTGGTGGTCAGGTCCTCAGTGCTCTGCAAGCTATGGAATGTCACTGTGCGATTGAGGCACAGACCATTCCGTGTAGCATCACTTGGAAGAGGAGAGCCAGCTTGTCTCAG AATGAAGAAGGAAACTTGACTGAAGAAGCAATCATTCTGGTCCTAATCCAGGAAAAGGAGTTTATGACCATGATCTACAACTCAAAGCAG GATGCCCCTGAAGGGAAGGAAACTCTGCTGAGCTTTGTAACTAGGATCACAACAAAAACTTTAGGGAAAACTCTGTCACTGGCAGTCGTGGAACAGGAAAAATATTTTAG tTCTCCAAAACACCAGAGAAGACAGAAACAGggaggcacagtgaatagagatcAAGCCAAGAGGAAGGTAAATCAGAAGGGACCAAAGGAGAACAGAGAGTTTACTCCAACAGTGTCCAGAGTAGAAGTAGAAATG GATATGTGA
- the MRPL27 gene encoding large ribosomal subunit protein bL27m isoform X2: MAATIRYASKKTGGSSKNLGGKSPGKRYGIKKLEGQYVHAGNIIGTQRQFRWHPGAHVGLGKNKCLYALEEGTVRYTKEVYVPNPSSPEGTDLVTQLPKGAVLYKTFVHVVPAKPVGTFKLVAML; encoded by the exons ATGGCTGCCACCATTAGATATGCATCCAAGAAGACTGGAGGTAGCTCAAAAAACCTTGGTGGGAAGTCACCAGGCAAACGCTATGGCATCAAGAAATTGGAGG GTCAATATGTTCATGCTGGCAACATCATTGGGACTCAGCGCCAGTTCCGCTGGCATCCAGGAGCTCAT GTAGGACTGGGTAAGAACAAGTGTCTATATGCCCTGGAAGAGGGCACTGTCCGCTACACAAAGGAGGTATATGTGCCCAATCCCAGCAGTCCTGAAGGTACAGACTTGGTCACCCAGCTGCccaagggtgctgtgctctacaaGACTTTTGTCCATGTTGTCCCTGCCAAGCCTGTGGGCACCTTCAAATTGGTGGCTATGCTCTGA
- the EME1 gene encoding crossover junction endonuclease EME1 isoform X1 → MGVLYCLPSQVGCEKSAVLSIKLGVGPIIDLTHTGMSGTLPFCNSLTLFFLWGIQLDSLFMMGRKKLPLDTSESDSEELPVFTFLTQKPSLTKSSQVVVHSSETECSSPSPGSKELPAIHEAARTVSPKGPVTVLSSESEEEEEVIPLVQRLQCRVTNSFSKAQESIHEDSSAQTKCALDHQHSEGTAGTWKEQPFPKTLVLSNSSSVKDASKNDRDVVVEEEPVSHLPPRSSTFPVPITKLSATEDSSVLSRPQKRTKYTQKERGGGWQGPLQTQRKQKETEQRQQEKERKKALANVLKAQRPEECLKHITAIVDPALLQLDGGGQVLSALQAMECHCAIEAQTIPCSITWKRRASLSQNEEGNLTEEAIILVLIQEKEFMTMIYNSKQDAPEGKETLLSFVTRITTKTLGKTLSLAVVEQEKYFSSPKHQRRQKQGGTVNRDQAKRKVNQKGPKENREFTPTVSRVEVEMALVELQLHTEAQIRILKSWKELADFICMFTKAVAEAPFKRSRDWTNFSFCLASDWAGGVKVDCSGKGLALVWKRQIQQLNRVSLEIASAIVTAYPSPQLLLQAYKQCLSEQECHNLLADIQVRRGEGVTSTSRRVGPELSRRIYFQMTTLQPDLSLDGSE, encoded by the exons atgggggttctATATTGCCTGCCTTCACAGGTtggttgtgagaaaagtgctgtGTTAAGTATAAAATTGGGTGTGGGACCTATTATTGATCTGACTCATACAGGAATGAGTGGTACACTACCATTCTGCAACTCCCTCACACTGTTCTTTTTGTGGGGAATACAGCTTGACAGCCTTTTCATGATGGGTCGAAAGAAGCTACCACTGGATACAAGTGAGAGTGACTCTGAGGAGTTGCCAGTATTTACATTTCTAACACAGAAGCCATCTTTAACAAAGAGCAGCCAAGTTGTGGTCCACAGCTCAGAAACTGAGTGCTCCTCTCCATCTCCAGGGTCAAAAGAGTTGCCAGCTATCCACGAGGCAGCCAGAACTGTTTCCCCAAAAGGGCCAGTTACAGTGCTAAGTAGTGagagtgaagaggaagaggaggttattcccctGGTACAGAGACTTCAGTGCAGAGTAACAAATagtttttctaaagcacaagAATCAATCCACGAGGACTCAAGTGCCCAAACTAAATGTGCTTTGGACCATCAACACAGTGAAGGAACAGCAGGTACATGGAAGGAACAGCCCTTTCCAAAGACCCTTGTTCTCTCTAATTCTTCCTCTGTCAAAGATGCTTCAAAGAATGACAGGGATGTTGTGGTTGAAGAAGAGCCAGTCAGTCATCTTCCACCCCGCTCATCTACCTTCCCAGTCCCAATCACAAAGTTGTCAGCCACAGAGGACAGTTCAGTGCTCTCTCGTCCACAGAAAAGAACTAAGTACACtcagaaggagaggggaggaggctgGCAGGGTCCCCTCCAGacccaaagaaaacagaaggagacTGAGCAgagacagcaagagaaagaaaggaagaaagcccTGGCCAATGTGCTCAAGGCCCAGAGGCCAGAGGAGTGTCTGAAACACATCACAGCTATAGTAGATCCAG CTCTCTTACAGCTTGATGGTGGTGGTCAGGTCCTCAGTGCTCTGCAAGCTATGGAATGTCACTGTGCGATTGAGGCACAGACCATTCCGTGTAGCATCACTTGGAAGAGGAGAGCCAGCTTGTCTCAG AATGAAGAAGGAAACTTGACTGAAGAAGCAATCATTCTGGTCCTAATCCAGGAAAAGGAGTTTATGACCATGATCTACAACTCAAAGCAG GATGCCCCTGAAGGGAAGGAAACTCTGCTGAGCTTTGTAACTAGGATCACAACAAAAACTTTAGGGAAAACTCTGTCACTGGCAGTCGTGGAACAGGAAAAATATTTTAG tTCTCCAAAACACCAGAGAAGACAGAAACAGggaggcacagtgaatagagatcAAGCCAAGAGGAAGGTAAATCAGAAGGGACCAAAGGAGAACAGAGAGTTTACTCCAACAGTGTCCAGAGTAGAAGTAGAAATG GCTTTGGTGGAGTTGCAGCTTCACACAGAAGCCCAGATTAGAATCCTGAAGAGTTGGAAGGAGCTGGCCGACTTCATCTGTATGTTCACAAAGGCTGTAGCCGAGGCACCCTTCAA GAGATCTCGGGATTGGACCAATTTTTCCTTCTGTCTGGCAAGTGATTGGGCTGGAGGGGTGAAAGTGGACTGCTCTGGTAAGGGACTTGCACTGGTCTGGAAGAGGCAGATTCAACAGCTAAATCGAGTTAGCTTGGAGATTGCCAGTGCAATTGTCACCGCCTATCCCTCACCTCAGCTTCTGCTgcag GCATATAAGCAGTGTTTATCTGAGCAAGAATGTCACAATCTGCTGGCAGACATCCAGGTGCGCCGAGGGGAAGGTGTAACATCTACTTCTCGCCGGGTTGGACCAGAGCTCTCCAGGCGCATCTATTTTCAGATGACCACTTTGCAGCCAGACCTCTCTCTGGATGGCTCAGAATGA
- the MRPL27 gene encoding large ribosomal subunit protein bL27m isoform X1 → MAARALLSLALKTGPVLARGAVSAGLSPPQVMAATIRYASKKTGGSSKNLGGKSPGKRYGIKKLEGQYVHAGNIIGTQRQFRWHPGAHVGLGKNKCLYALEEGTVRYTKEVYVPNPSSPEGTDLVTQLPKGAVLYKTFVHVVPAKPVGTFKLVAML, encoded by the exons ATGGCAGCGAGAGCGCTGCTATCGCTGGCGCTGAAGACAGGCCCCGTCCTGGCCCGGGGAGCGG TTAGTGCAGGACTGTCTCCCCCTCAGGTCATGGCTGCCACCATTAGATATGCATCCAAGAAGACTGGAGGTAGCTCAAAAAACCTTGGTGGGAAGTCACCAGGCAAACGCTATGGCATCAAGAAATTGGAGG GTCAATATGTTCATGCTGGCAACATCATTGGGACTCAGCGCCAGTTCCGCTGGCATCCAGGAGCTCAT GTAGGACTGGGTAAGAACAAGTGTCTATATGCCCTGGAAGAGGGCACTGTCCGCTACACAAAGGAGGTATATGTGCCCAATCCCAGCAGTCCTGAAGGTACAGACTTGGTCACCCAGCTGCccaagggtgctgtgctctacaaGACTTTTGTCCATGTTGTCCCTGCCAAGCCTGTGGGCACCTTCAAATTGGTGGCTATGCTCTGA